The DNA window TTAATAATAAAAATAATAAGAGATCCTGTTGACAATAGCGTAAGTACAATTGCTAACCAATCAGGTATTGATACTACAAAACGATTTGTCAATATTGTTCCTGAACTAATTCCCAGCGATAATATTAAATAAAATAAATTCTTGTTTTTCATTTTTTGCTCCTTTTATATAAGTATTTTTTTCTTCATAATATTCTACTGTTGTGACGCTTAATAAGAATATTGTTCATTTAATCTATTCAATAAATTGGAATTTATATTACTTTGTCTCTTCAAATATCAATCTCACTGTGTTCGATACCAAACAACTTGACATAATTAAAACAAATACCGATAGCCCTCGAATAAACAAATTATCTACATAATAAGTTACTACGCAAATACCCCCAATCATTGAAATCATACTTATAACTAAAGTTACAATGCTAATTATTTTTATTTTTTTCATCCTTATTCTCACTCCAAATTCCTATTTATCTATATTATATAAAAGATATTTTTATTTCACATTATTCTACTATTACGATATACATGAAAATCTATATCCGATTGAGGTATCCTATTATATATTATTCTTAGGTCTTGTCACCATATTTTTAATTTGCTCATATCTAAAACAATCTACTATGTGATCATTAACTAATCCCGTAGCTTGTAAATGAGAATATATTATAACTAGACCAATAAATTTAAAACCTCACTTCTTTAAATCTTTACTAATTATTTCAGATAATTTGGTTTTTGCAGGAATTTCTATAAATCTTTGAACATTATTTATTGATGCTTTAATTTTCTTTTCATTTTTACACCAAGAACATCTCTTCAAAATTATCATCTCCCGTATACTTATTTGTAACTAATCACTTCGTATAATAGAGATATTCTAAATCAACATACCATAATATCGCCCAATCTTTTCCTTTAACTGCTCTATACTAATAAACCGTGACTCTCTAATGGTTTCTTTCCCATCAATAAAAAGTAGAAGGGTAGGAGCAGTAAAAATAGAAAATCTACCTGATACTTGGAGTAATTTACTTATTTCTATTCTAGCGCTCTTGATTTCAGGGTAACTGATGAGCATATCCTCAATTTTAGGTAATACATCATGACAAACCCCACACATATCATGAGAAAAGTACAATAGTACAAGTCTATTATTTTCTATAAAATCTTCAATGGATGTTAGTGAATTTAATATTTTCATAAATAATATATACCTCCTAATAACTAAAATAAATCCATAGAATAATAGTAACAAAAACAACTGCCAAAACATAATAAAAATATCCTGCCTTATTTTTCTTAGCAATCACTTCCTTTGTTCCCATTAATACTGGCCACATAAAACCAGTAACCATCCACATTACTCTAAAAATCATTTCATATTTTGTATCATCAAAGGCTTGTGTAAGTATTATTGAAAAGATCATAATCAATTGATTTATAATTATTCCTTTTTTATAGATAGAAGAGTTTTCATTTTTGAGATTCAACATAACAGTACCCCCTTTAGC is part of the Crassaminicella profunda genome and encodes:
- a CDS encoding DNA-3-methyladenine glycosylase I is translated as MGLVIIYSHLQATGLVNDHIVDCFRYEQIKNMVTRPKNNI
- a CDS encoding DNA-3-methyladenine glycosylase I — protein: MKRCSWCKNEKKIKASINNVQRFIEIPAKTKLSEIISKDLKK
- a CDS encoding thioredoxin family protein, which translates into the protein MKILNSLTSIEDFIENNRLVLLYFSHDMCGVCHDVLPKIEDMLISYPEIKSARIEISKLLQVSGRFSIFTAPTLLLFIDGKETIRESRFISIEQLKEKIGRYYGMLI